The following are encoded in a window of Heteronotia binoei isolate CCM8104 ecotype False Entrance Well chromosome 9, APGP_CSIRO_Hbin_v1, whole genome shotgun sequence genomic DNA:
- the GRSF1 gene encoding G-rich sequence factor 1 isoform X2, with amino-acid sequence MAGTRWVLGALLRGCGCSSCRQTCAACLPLRPAVVAAAASSAAGCCDALGPSGRRRRRLLSFLGAATQSRGFAGAAGPLPGFGALRGSLLSPSLGGRCYSRDEYPPLSEYELPPSKSCEEDDVYLIRAQGLPYSCTEEDVLNFFAGSKIRNGVHGIHFLLNRDGKRRGDALVELESEQDVQKALEKHRRYLGQRYVEVFEIHNEDVEAIMKSLQSTSTSVTNDGVVRLRGLPYSCIEADISEFFSGLTIVDITFVMDQRGRRKTGEAFVQFATPEMANQALLKHKEEIGNRYIEIFPSQRSEVRTHNGFYRGRKMMGYSAMKQDPESVFEESELCEALRPAYESDTENDVFKPVFEKPREVAESGSFSSLHFVHLRGLPFQATAQDIINFFAPLKPVRITMEYNSSGKATGEADVHFETHEDAVAAMAKNRSHVR; translated from the exons ATGGCCGGGACGCGCTGGGTCTTGGGCGCGCTGCTCCGGGGCTGTGGCTGTAGCAGTTGCCGCCAGACCTGCGCGGCCTGCCTCCCTCTGCGGCCTGCCGTCGTCGCCGCCGCGGCCTCTTCCGCCGCCGGCTGCTGCGACGCCCTCGGCCCTtcaggccgccgccgccgccgcctcctgtcTTTCCTCGGGGCAGCCACGCAGAGCCGAGGCTTCGCCGGTGCCGCCGGGCCGCTGCCTGGCTTCGGCGCCCTGCGGGGCTCGCTGCTCTCGCCGTCCCTCGGGGGGAGATGCTACAGCCGG GACGAGTATCCTCCCCTCTCAGAATACGAGCTGCCACCGTCCAAGTCCTGCGAAGAAGATGACGTGTATCTTATTCGAGCCCAGGGTCTGCCTTACTCCTGTACCGAGGAAGATGTTCTCAACTTCTTTGCAG GCAGCAAGATCCGGAACGGTGTACACGGCATACACTTCCTCTTAAATCGCGATGGGAAACGCAGAGGAGACGCTCTGGTTGAGCTGGAGTCCGAACAGGATGTGCAGAAGGCCCTGGAGAAGCACCGAAGGTACCTGGGCCAGCGCTACGTGGAAG TTTTTGAAATTCACAATGAGGATGTTGAAGCCATCATGAAGAGCTTGCAGTCCACTTCGACTTCCGTGACCAATGATGGGGTCGTACGACTGAGAGGCCTTCCGTATAGTTGCATTGAAGCGGACATTTCTGAGTTCTTCTCAG GCTTGACTATAGTCGACATAACGTTTGTCATggaccagagaggaaggaggaaaacaggagaggCGTTTGTGCAGTTTGCTACACCTGAAATGGCTAATCAGGCTTTGTTGAAGCATAAGGAAGAGATTGGGAACCG ATATATAGAAATATTTCCAAGCCAGAGGAGCGAAGTTCGTACCCACAACGGTTTTTACCGGGGTAGGAAAATGATGGGTTATTCGGCTATGAAGCAAGACCCTGAATCGGTTTTTGAGGAGAGCGAATTGTGCGAGGCCTTGAGACCGGCTTATGAAAGTGACACAGAAAATG atgtttttaagCCAGTGTTCGAAAAGCCTCGAGAGGTGGCGGAATCCGGGAGCTTCTCCTCACTTCATTTTGTTCACTTGAGGGGTCTGCCTTTTCAAGCGACTGCCCAAGATATTATAAAT TTCTTTGCTCCCCTGAAACCGGTGAGGATCACGATGGAATATAATTCAAGTGGGAAAGCGACAGGTGAAGCCGATGTGCACTTTGAGACGCACGAGGATGCAGTTGCCGCGATGGCCAAGAACAGGTCTCACGTGC GATAA
- the GRSF1 gene encoding G-rich sequence factor 1 isoform X1, translating into MAGTRWVLGALLRGCGCSSCRQTCAACLPLRPAVVAAAASSAAGCCDALGPSGRRRRRLLSFLGAATQSRGFAGAAGPLPGFGALRGSLLSPSLGGRCYSRDEYPPLSEYELPPSKSCEEDDVYLIRAQGLPYSCTEEDVLNFFAGSKIRNGVHGIHFLLNRDGKRRGDALVELESEQDVQKALEKHRRYLGQRYVEVFEIHNEDVEAIMKSLQSTSTSVTNDGVVRLRGLPYSCIEADISEFFSGLTIVDITFVMDQRGRRKTGEAFVQFATPEMANQALLKHKEEIGNRYIEIFPSQRSEVRTHNGFYRGRKMMGYSAMKQDPESVFEESELCEALRPAYESDTENDVFKPVFEKPREVAESGSFSSLHFVHLRGLPFQATAQDIINFFAPLKPVRITMEYNSSGKATGEADVHFETHEDAVAAMAKNRSHVQHRYIELFLNSSPSRKNGCQ; encoded by the exons ATGGCCGGGACGCGCTGGGTCTTGGGCGCGCTGCTCCGGGGCTGTGGCTGTAGCAGTTGCCGCCAGACCTGCGCGGCCTGCCTCCCTCTGCGGCCTGCCGTCGTCGCCGCCGCGGCCTCTTCCGCCGCCGGCTGCTGCGACGCCCTCGGCCCTtcaggccgccgccgccgccgcctcctgtcTTTCCTCGGGGCAGCCACGCAGAGCCGAGGCTTCGCCGGTGCCGCCGGGCCGCTGCCTGGCTTCGGCGCCCTGCGGGGCTCGCTGCTCTCGCCGTCCCTCGGGGGGAGATGCTACAGCCGG GACGAGTATCCTCCCCTCTCAGAATACGAGCTGCCACCGTCCAAGTCCTGCGAAGAAGATGACGTGTATCTTATTCGAGCCCAGGGTCTGCCTTACTCCTGTACCGAGGAAGATGTTCTCAACTTCTTTGCAG GCAGCAAGATCCGGAACGGTGTACACGGCATACACTTCCTCTTAAATCGCGATGGGAAACGCAGAGGAGACGCTCTGGTTGAGCTGGAGTCCGAACAGGATGTGCAGAAGGCCCTGGAGAAGCACCGAAGGTACCTGGGCCAGCGCTACGTGGAAG TTTTTGAAATTCACAATGAGGATGTTGAAGCCATCATGAAGAGCTTGCAGTCCACTTCGACTTCCGTGACCAATGATGGGGTCGTACGACTGAGAGGCCTTCCGTATAGTTGCATTGAAGCGGACATTTCTGAGTTCTTCTCAG GCTTGACTATAGTCGACATAACGTTTGTCATggaccagagaggaaggaggaaaacaggagaggCGTTTGTGCAGTTTGCTACACCTGAAATGGCTAATCAGGCTTTGTTGAAGCATAAGGAAGAGATTGGGAACCG ATATATAGAAATATTTCCAAGCCAGAGGAGCGAAGTTCGTACCCACAACGGTTTTTACCGGGGTAGGAAAATGATGGGTTATTCGGCTATGAAGCAAGACCCTGAATCGGTTTTTGAGGAGAGCGAATTGTGCGAGGCCTTGAGACCGGCTTATGAAAGTGACACAGAAAATG atgtttttaagCCAGTGTTCGAAAAGCCTCGAGAGGTGGCGGAATCCGGGAGCTTCTCCTCACTTCATTTTGTTCACTTGAGGGGTCTGCCTTTTCAAGCGACTGCCCAAGATATTATAAAT TTCTTTGCTCCCCTGAAACCGGTGAGGATCACGATGGAATATAATTCAAGTGGGAAAGCGACAGGTGAAGCCGATGTGCACTTTGAGACGCACGAGGATGCAGTTGCCGCGATGGCCAAGAACAGGTCTCACGTGC AGCACAGATACATTGAATTATTCCTGAATTCATCACCAAGCAGAAAAAATGGTTGCCAGTGA